In the genome of Microbacterium endophyticum, one region contains:
- the resB gene encoding cytochrome c biogenesis protein ResB, whose protein sequence is MSRSRSEADSEPLRPSDHIDGVAAPDDRSGGSDEITQPHLGFVGWMRWAWRQLTSMRTALVLLLLLAIAAVPGSIFPQRTADPNGVTQYFTDNPDVAPILDNLQLFDVYSSSWFSAIYILLFISLIGCVIPRTKHHWKALRSRPPRTPARLARLDDHIVSEVAIEGDADKSARDAVTLAASQLRTAGYRVERYDGRGSYSVSAERGYLRETGNLVFHVALIGVLIAVGVGGSFTYTGQRVIVEGTTFVNALTDYSSFNPGRFVNIDDVSRYSMTLDSFDVTYQEAGTSGAGQAGDFSANLTTQVPGQEASEGAVKVNHPLKIEGDSIYLLGNGYAPTITVADADGNVVYQDSVPFLPQDNNLTSLGVVKVADGLPEQVGLVGFFYPTAQTLESGALASIWPDLVYPTLTLNVYAGDLGIDDGTPRSVYTLDTGSMEKLTGTDTDTESIELMPGESAELPNGWGTVTFTNEAPEGADGYEQSVKRFASLSIHHDAAGPWVLLFAVLATLGLLVALFVPRRRMWVKATSTETGVRIEYAGLARGEDPTLAAAVAQMARKHGDALESGK, encoded by the coding sequence ATGTCCCGCTCCCGCTCTGAAGCAGACTCTGAGCCGCTTCGCCCGTCTGACCACATCGACGGCGTCGCAGCCCCCGATGACCGTTCAGGTGGCTCCGACGAGATCACGCAGCCCCACCTCGGCTTTGTCGGCTGGATGCGCTGGGCGTGGCGACAACTCACGAGCATGCGCACCGCGCTCGTGCTGCTGCTCTTGCTCGCAATCGCAGCGGTACCGGGATCTATTTTTCCGCAGCGCACGGCTGACCCCAACGGCGTGACGCAGTATTTCACCGATAACCCAGACGTTGCGCCCATCCTCGACAACCTGCAGTTGTTCGACGTGTACTCCTCGTCGTGGTTCTCGGCAATCTACATCCTGCTGTTCATCTCACTTATCGGTTGCGTTATTCCGCGCACGAAGCACCACTGGAAGGCGCTGCGTTCTCGGCCACCACGCACGCCCGCCCGCCTTGCGCGCCTCGACGACCACATCGTGTCGGAGGTCGCGATCGAGGGCGATGCCGACAAGAGCGCTCGAGATGCCGTCACTCTCGCGGCATCTCAGCTGCGGACAGCCGGCTATCGCGTCGAGCGCTACGACGGGCGCGGCTCGTATTCGGTGTCTGCTGAGCGCGGCTACCTCCGTGAGACCGGAAACTTGGTATTTCACGTGGCACTCATCGGCGTCTTGATCGCCGTCGGCGTCGGTGGCTCTTTTACCTACACGGGCCAGCGAGTCATCGTGGAGGGCACGACGTTCGTGAATGCCCTCACCGATTACTCATCGTTTAATCCGGGTCGGTTCGTCAACATCGATGATGTTTCTCGCTACTCGATGACGCTCGATAGCTTCGATGTCACCTACCAGGAGGCGGGTACGAGCGGTGCGGGTCAGGCTGGTGACTTCTCGGCGAATCTCACGACGCAGGTGCCCGGTCAAGAAGCTAGCGAGGGTGCTGTGAAGGTGAATCACCCGCTGAAGATCGAAGGCGACAGCATCTACCTGCTCGGAAACGGCTATGCGCCAACCATCACGGTTGCCGACGCTGACGGTAACGTGGTGTACCAAGATTCGGTGCCGTTCCTGCCCCAGGACAACAACCTCACCTCGCTCGGCGTGGTCAAGGTTGCAGACGGTCTGCCCGAGCAAGTCGGACTCGTCGGATTCTTCTACCCCACGGCGCAGACGCTCGAAAGTGGAGCGCTCGCGTCGATTTGGCCCGATCTGGTCTATCCCACGCTCACACTGAATGTGTATGCCGGAGATCTCGGGATCGACGACGGTACGCCTCGTTCGGTTTATACGCTCGACACCGGCTCGATGGAGAAGCTGACGGGTACCGACACCGATACCGAGTCGATCGAGCTCATGCCTGGTGAGAGCGCGGAGCTGCCCAACGGGTGGGGTACCGTGACCTTCACCAACGAAGCGCCCGAGGGTGCCGACGGCTACGAGCAGTCGGTCAAGAGGTTCGCATCGCTTTCTATCCACCACGATGCTGCGGGACCGTGGGTTTTGTTGTTCGCTGTGCTCGCGACCCTTGGGCTTCTCGTTGCGCTATTCGTGCCACGACGTCGCATGTGGGTAAAAGCCACGAGCACCGAAACCGGTGTACGAATCGAATACGCGGGCCTTGCCCGCGGCGAAGACCCCACTCTGGCGGCAGCTGTCGCTCAAATGGCGCGCAAGCACGGCGACGCCCTCGAATCCGGGAAGTAG
- the ccsB gene encoding c-type cytochrome biogenesis protein CcsB, with product MSGTEALSLDDVSVLLVWTAIAIYALAFIAYTIDLSRRSAALVEAQDVAVRDKELVAAGSGESLAQVRAQESAAEASLTARGSARQRLLFARIGTTLTWLAFLFHVGADVARGIAAERVPWSNMYEFSLTGTMLIVAVFLTVLFRYDLRFLGSFVTGLVVLLLGSSTLAFYVEITPLMDPLKSVWLVVHVFVASLGTAFFALAFALSVLQLFQARRERKVAAQEAAPADTVVKTGPRFVRLLPGADAMEAMAYRFAIIGFVFWTFTLIAGSIWANDAWGRYWGFDTKEVWTFVIWVLYAGYIHARATRGWRGTRSAWLSIVGFAAVMFNFTIVNMFFKGLHVYSGLS from the coding sequence ATGTCTGGAACCGAAGCGCTCAGCCTCGACGACGTATCGGTACTGCTCGTCTGGACCGCCATCGCGATCTATGCACTTGCGTTCATCGCATACACAATCGACCTTTCGCGGCGCTCCGCCGCTCTCGTCGAAGCGCAAGATGTCGCGGTACGCGACAAAGAACTCGTTGCTGCGGGCTCTGGTGAGTCGCTCGCGCAGGTGCGTGCACAAGAAAGCGCCGCCGAGGCATCCCTCACCGCCCGAGGCTCGGCGCGTCAGCGTCTGCTCTTCGCTCGAATCGGTACCACACTCACGTGGCTGGCGTTCCTCTTCCATGTTGGTGCTGACGTGGCTCGCGGCATCGCAGCCGAGCGCGTGCCGTGGTCGAACATGTACGAGTTCTCGCTGACAGGGACGATGCTTATCGTCGCGGTGTTCCTCACCGTCCTCTTCCGATACGACCTGCGCTTTCTCGGTTCGTTCGTCACAGGTCTTGTCGTCTTGCTTCTCGGTAGCTCGACGCTGGCGTTTTACGTTGAGATCACCCCGCTGATGGATCCCCTGAAGTCGGTGTGGCTCGTTGTGCACGTCTTCGTGGCATCTCTCGGCACGGCATTCTTTGCTCTCGCTTTTGCGCTCTCGGTGCTGCAACTCTTTCAAGCTCGGCGCGAGCGCAAAGTCGCAGCGCAGGAGGCTGCGCCCGCCGACACCGTCGTGAAGACCGGACCGCGATTCGTGCGCCTGTTGCCGGGTGCCGACGCGATGGAAGCGATGGCCTACCGGTTCGCAATCATCGGCTTCGTCTTCTGGACATTCACCCTCATCGCAGGCTCTATCTGGGCTAACGATGCGTGGGGCCGGTACTGGGGATTCGACACGAAAGAAGTGTGGACCTTCGTGATCTGGGTTCTCTACGCCGGCTACATTCACGCTCGTGCGACGCGCGGCTGGCGCGGAACTCGTTCGGCTTGGCTTTCGATCGTGGGCTTCGCCGCTGTCATGTTCAACTTCACCATCGTGAACATGTTCTTCAAAGGCCTCCACGTCTACAGCGGTCTCAGCTAA
- a CDS encoding YhgE/Pip domain-containing protein: MSTLIERARNRRPITWLTLIGVLLLPALIGGVLVVSLYNPVDRLDNMTAAIVNNDEPVTLNDQTVPLGRQLTAGLVEGSDDLESNLDWTITNDEDAAAGLADGTYAAVITIPKNFSAAATSTAGDNPEQATIDVVTAPDALIVDEAITAQVAQTATSLLGQQLSETYLENVFLGFTTLNEQLGEAASGADDLTDGAEQAADGAAQLPDAATQLGDGAQSLSSGAGALSSGLGDIAGGISSAADGTNQLANGLSSSASTLANNELPGAAQTMQGYINDSASQTAGVAQSVGGVAQDAGALAKELGSLASTCLADGGSPAVCDRVAAAATSAGGIAQKAGGAAQSAVDAATSAGTAKGYADEVVPGISQLVTQTSAGLSEAASQTTQLAGGLSQLASGASQSQSGAQQLQSGATQLADGAFALSDGAQSLADGVAQLADGSDQLASGLHTAVEQIPTYTDDEATALADVVADPVAAEGVGSNLFGASAIPLLSALALWFGGLASFIALQAVSRRALVSRRSSAALALRSFAPAAALGAGQGFLVAAVVQLAASYAWGEWSLFALLCVAVGIAFAAINQALVAVFGGIGRWLSAIIGVLALATGVVSTVPPLLTQIANYMPTAPAYNAMLGALTSAGGITAGVVGLAAWALLALIATIIATAQRRKTSAHGVAEASLA, encoded by the coding sequence ATGAGCACTCTCATCGAACGCGCCCGCAACCGTCGCCCGATCACATGGTTGACCCTCATCGGGGTACTGCTGCTACCCGCCCTCATCGGCGGGGTTCTTGTGGTCTCGCTTTACAACCCGGTCGATCGGCTCGACAACATGACTGCCGCGATCGTGAACAACGACGAGCCCGTGACCCTCAATGATCAGACTGTGCCGCTCGGTCGACAGCTCACCGCAGGTCTCGTTGAAGGATCCGACGATCTCGAAAGCAACCTTGATTGGACGATCACCAATGACGAGGATGCCGCGGCCGGCCTCGCCGACGGTACATATGCCGCAGTGATCACGATCCCGAAGAACTTCTCAGCGGCGGCAACGTCAACCGCGGGCGACAACCCGGAGCAGGCGACTATCGACGTCGTCACCGCGCCCGACGCGCTGATCGTGGATGAAGCGATCACGGCGCAGGTCGCACAGACCGCCACCTCTCTCCTCGGACAGCAGCTTTCGGAAACCTACCTAGAGAACGTGTTCCTCGGATTCACAACCCTCAACGAGCAACTCGGAGAAGCGGCATCCGGCGCCGATGATCTGACCGACGGCGCTGAGCAGGCCGCGGATGGCGCGGCACAACTCCCCGACGCTGCAACGCAACTCGGCGACGGCGCACAGTCACTCAGTAGCGGCGCAGGTGCGCTCTCGAGCGGGCTGGGCGACATTGCCGGCGGCATCAGCTCTGCCGCCGACGGCACGAACCAGCTCGCAAATGGGCTCTCCTCCAGTGCCTCGACGCTAGCGAACAACGAACTCCCCGGTGCCGCGCAGACGATGCAGGGCTACATCAACGACAGCGCGTCACAGACTGCGGGTGTTGCGCAGTCCGTCGGCGGTGTGGCGCAAGACGCTGGCGCACTAGCAAAGGAGCTCGGTTCCCTGGCGAGCACGTGCCTCGCCGACGGCGGATCTCCGGCCGTGTGCGACCGAGTAGCAGCTGCTGCGACGTCAGCTGGAGGCATCGCGCAGAAAGCTGGCGGGGCCGCGCAGAGCGCCGTGGATGCTGCCACCAGCGCCGGAACCGCGAAGGGATACGCCGACGAGGTGGTCCCCGGTATTTCGCAACTCGTCACACAGACTTCTGCGGGGCTGAGCGAGGCCGCGAGCCAAACGACACAGCTCGCTGGCGGTCTCAGCCAGTTGGCAAGCGGCGCCTCACAGTCACAGTCGGGTGCGCAGCAGCTTCAGAGCGGAGCAACGCAGCTTGCCGATGGCGCGTTCGCGCTCTCTGACGGCGCGCAGTCGCTCGCAGATGGTGTCGCTCAACTGGCGGACGGCAGCGATCAGCTTGCCAGCGGGCTGCACACCGCGGTCGAGCAGATTCCGACGTATACGGATGACGAGGCCACAGCACTCGCGGATGTTGTCGCGGACCCGGTCGCCGCAGAGGGCGTGGGGTCGAATCTCTTCGGAGCGTCAGCGATACCGCTGCTGTCGGCATTGGCGCTATGGTTCGGTGGCCTCGCGTCGTTCATCGCGCTGCAGGCGGTGTCGCGCCGGGCTCTCGTGAGCCGTCGGTCGTCGGCAGCGCTCGCGCTACGCTCGTTCGCTCCCGCCGCGGCTCTTGGAGCAGGACAGGGCTTCCTGGTCGCCGCTGTCGTACAGCTCGCAGCCTCTTACGCGTGGGGCGAATGGTCGCTCTTCGCGCTGCTCTGCGTCGCCGTCGGAATCGCATTCGCCGCTATCAACCAGGCTCTCGTCGCAGTATTTGGCGGAATCGGCCGCTGGTTGAGTGCGATCATCGGCGTGCTTGCCCTCGCAACAGGTGTTGTCTCCACGGTGCCGCCACTGTTGACACAGATCGCCAACTACATGCCCACCGCTCCCGCCTACAACGCGATGCTCGGTGCTCTGACATCCGCGGGTGGCATCACCGCCGGCGTCGTGGGGCTCGCGGCTTGGGCGCTGCTCGCGCTTATCGCCACGATCATCGCGACTGCTCAGCGGCGAAAAACCTCCGCACACGGTGTGGCCGAGGCATCCCTCGCGTAG
- a CDS encoding MMPL family transporter produces MSTLLYSLGRWSYRHPWRILLAWLLLLALAGGGVALFAKGTSNTFSIPGTESQAGLEQLSHTFPQVSGTSAQIIVVAADGDSVTDTDYVDSIDDAVSQLEDIDGVLSVTSPYSDTVTGSISDDDAAALIRLQFEGQSTDVSDASISALENVSDELGAALPRDSIVSLGGDLFSTSVPGLSITELVGLIIALLVLIATFRSFVVAGLPLATALIGVGLSMALIYGATAFATVSSTTPLLALMLGLAVGIDYALFIIARHQDQVRTGVNPEESAARANGTAGSAVVFAGITVLIALIGLSFAGIPFLTTMGIAAAVAVAIAVALAVTLTPALLGFTKARVIGWRRRVPTAAKVSDEPAKSRRGFATRWVTIVTKHPIVTTLIVVITLGVVAIPSASLGLALPNAGQLPKDNSARQTYDLVDEYFGPGANGPLIMTGTIVTSTDPVTLMDDIADEVAKIPGVESIALATPNESADTGIVQIIPETAPDDPATAELVRALRDKHDYFLDEYGIDLKVTGYTAVAIDISDRLSSALLPFGIFVVGLSLILLTIVFRSIWVPVVAALGYLLSVVAAFGVVAAVFEWGWFADVLHVARIGPVISFMPIVLMGVLFGLAMDYQVFLVSRMREDFIHSRKKGASGSERDIAIAAVRSGFTASARVVTAAGVIMFAVFAAFIPEGDSNLKPIALGLASGILIDAFLIRMTLVPAVMALLGEKAWWIPKWMDRILPHFDIEGEAVERELSLAEWPEPNCTAAVVAEDLVLHDNHGAQYSNVTARIEPGETLLISGADALGPRALGLTIAGRLDPSDGRLRVAGHLLPERSAWARAHVGVALLDGAEDPERELGTALAGGTSLIMIDGLDRVPASERYVVTEMLRAAATSRTLTVIATTTDAVDTRALMADSGLPAPATLTLTESGGATATATASEVSA; encoded by the coding sequence GTGTCCACTCTGCTTTACTCGCTCGGACGTTGGTCGTACCGTCACCCCTGGCGCATTCTGCTCGCGTGGCTGCTCCTCCTCGCACTTGCCGGCGGCGGGGTCGCCCTCTTCGCGAAGGGCACGAGCAACACGTTTTCTATCCCCGGAACCGAATCTCAGGCCGGACTTGAGCAGCTGAGCCACACCTTTCCGCAGGTGTCAGGAACAAGCGCACAGATCATTGTGGTCGCAGCGGATGGCGACTCCGTTACAGACACCGACTATGTGGATTCCATCGACGACGCAGTGTCTCAGCTCGAAGACATCGATGGTGTCCTCTCGGTGACGAGCCCCTACTCCGACACGGTCACCGGCAGCATCTCAGACGACGACGCAGCAGCACTCATACGTTTGCAGTTCGAAGGTCAATCAACCGATGTCTCGGATGCCTCGATCTCCGCGCTAGAAAACGTGTCTGATGAGTTGGGGGCAGCACTCCCGCGTGACTCAATCGTTTCCCTCGGCGGCGACCTGTTCTCCACCTCCGTGCCAGGTTTGTCGATAACCGAACTCGTCGGGCTGATCATTGCACTTCTCGTACTGATCGCCACGTTCCGCTCCTTCGTCGTCGCGGGTCTTCCCTTAGCCACAGCGCTCATCGGTGTCGGCCTTTCGATGGCGCTCATCTACGGTGCGACTGCCTTCGCCACTGTGTCTTCGACCACCCCGCTGCTCGCGCTCATGCTGGGGCTTGCAGTAGGTATCGACTACGCGCTGTTTATCATTGCTCGACATCAAGATCAGGTGAGAACCGGGGTAAACCCGGAAGAATCCGCCGCGCGCGCCAACGGCACGGCCGGATCCGCCGTCGTCTTCGCCGGAATCACGGTGCTCATCGCACTCATCGGACTCAGCTTTGCCGGCATCCCGTTTCTTACGACGATGGGAATCGCCGCGGCCGTGGCTGTCGCCATCGCTGTCGCGCTTGCCGTCACACTGACTCCCGCACTCCTCGGCTTCACAAAGGCACGCGTCATCGGCTGGCGGAGACGGGTTCCCACCGCAGCGAAGGTCTCCGATGAGCCCGCCAAGTCGCGTCGAGGTTTCGCGACCCGGTGGGTCACGATCGTGACGAAGCATCCAATCGTCACGACTCTCATTGTGGTCATCACGCTCGGCGTCGTCGCGATTCCCTCTGCGAGCCTCGGTCTTGCCCTGCCGAACGCCGGCCAGCTACCAAAAGACAATTCCGCGCGCCAGACCTACGACCTCGTCGATGAGTACTTCGGACCCGGCGCAAATGGACCGTTGATCATGACGGGAACGATTGTCACGTCGACCGACCCCGTGACGCTGATGGACGATATCGCCGATGAAGTCGCGAAGATCCCGGGGGTCGAATCGATCGCCCTGGCAACGCCGAACGAATCGGCGGATACCGGCATCGTGCAGATCATTCCTGAGACAGCACCGGATGACCCGGCAACAGCCGAGCTGGTACGAGCCCTTCGTGACAAACACGACTATTTCCTCGATGAGTACGGCATCGATTTGAAGGTCACCGGCTACACAGCTGTCGCAATCGACATCTCAGACCGTCTCTCATCAGCACTTCTCCCCTTCGGCATCTTCGTTGTCGGGCTCTCGCTCATCCTGCTCACGATCGTCTTTCGCTCGATCTGGGTGCCGGTTGTTGCAGCGCTCGGATACCTCCTATCGGTTGTCGCCGCCTTCGGAGTGGTCGCTGCGGTCTTCGAATGGGGCTGGTTCGCCGATGTGCTTCACGTTGCCCGCATCGGTCCGGTTATCAGCTTTATGCCCATCGTCTTGATGGGTGTGCTTTTCGGACTTGCGATGGACTATCAGGTCTTCCTCGTCTCTCGAATGCGCGAAGATTTCATTCACTCCCGCAAGAAAGGGGCATCCGGTAGCGAGCGCGATATCGCTATCGCGGCGGTACGCAGCGGGTTTACGGCATCCGCTCGCGTCGTTACCGCTGCGGGAGTGATCATGTTCGCGGTCTTCGCAGCGTTCATCCCCGAGGGCGATTCGAACCTCAAACCAATCGCACTCGGCTTGGCCTCCGGCATCTTGATCGACGCATTCCTTATCCGCATGACGTTGGTTCCCGCGGTTATGGCGTTGCTCGGTGAAAAAGCATGGTGGATTCCGAAATGGATGGACCGGATTCTTCCGCACTTCGACATTGAAGGCGAAGCTGTTGAGCGCGAGCTGTCGCTCGCCGAATGGCCCGAGCCGAACTGCACAGCGGCAGTCGTCGCCGAGGATCTCGTGCTGCACGATAACCACGGCGCACAATACTCAAACGTCACCGCGCGGATCGAGCCGGGCGAGACACTCCTGATCTCGGGCGCAGATGCGCTCGGTCCTCGAGCCCTCGGGTTGACGATCGCCGGACGCCTCGATCCGAGCGACGGCCGCTTGCGCGTCGCGGGTCATCTGTTGCCCGAGCGCTCCGCATGGGCCCGCGCGCACGTCGGCGTCGCGCTGCTCGATGGCGCCGAAGACCCGGAGCGGGAGCTGGGCACGGCCCTCGCGGGCGGAACCAGTCTCATCATGATCGACGGCCTCGACCGGGTACCCGCGTCTGAGCGGTACGTCGTCACCGAAATGCTGCGAGCTGCGGCGACGTCTCGCACCCTCACCGTGATCGCCACGACGACTGACGCTGTCGACACGCGCGCACTTATGGCTGACAGCGGCCTGCCCGCCCCCGCCACGCTGACCCTGACCGAATCGGGTGGCGCCACCGCCACCGCAACTGCCTCCGAGGTCTCCGCATGA
- a CDS encoding TetR/AcrR family transcriptional regulator, with translation MSEAAVPSRRRELTRQRLLDAAQQVFAEVGLDAASVEEVCERAGFTRGAFYSNFESKEELFLALVDRVSTERLDSARQHLASLELSGDFVLTSGQGAVTRLVQQVLDASGEDRLGVLLTCEIRVHALRQPELAASYLLLEESMCDSVAQLIDDVVRTQKMELSLPLKDVARTILGAWESEAIRATMLGLSGEDLRRVSGERIAQLAELFIVPPKR, from the coding sequence ATGAGTGAAGCAGCGGTCCCGTCTCGTCGGCGAGAGCTCACGCGTCAGCGCCTTCTCGACGCGGCACAACAGGTTTTTGCCGAGGTCGGCCTGGACGCGGCATCCGTAGAAGAAGTTTGCGAACGTGCCGGGTTTACCCGTGGCGCGTTCTACTCCAACTTCGAGTCGAAGGAGGAGCTCTTTCTCGCTCTGGTCGACCGTGTGTCAACTGAACGTCTGGACTCAGCGCGTCAACACCTAGCTTCTCTCGAGCTCAGCGGTGATTTTGTTCTTACGTCTGGTCAGGGTGCAGTCACACGCCTCGTGCAGCAGGTTCTCGACGCCTCTGGAGAAGACCGGCTAGGCGTCCTGTTGACGTGCGAGATTCGTGTGCACGCGCTCCGTCAACCAGAGCTTGCAGCCTCGTATCTGCTGCTCGAAGAGAGTATGTGCGACTCGGTTGCTCAACTCATTGACGATGTTGTGCGGACTCAGAAGATGGAGTTGAGTCTCCCGCTGAAAGACGTGGCACGCACGATTCTTGGCGCATGGGAATCAGAAGCGATCAGAGCCACGATGCTGGGCCTCAGCGGTGAGGATTTGCGCCGAGTCAGCGGTGAGCGCATCGCGCAGCTCGCAGAACTCTTTATCGTTCCACCGAAGCGCTGA
- a CDS encoding o-succinylbenzoate synthase, protein MSTAYDRVHDGAVKATLPPLEELLSSAHVVTLPLATRFRGIEVREAMLFDGPEGWTEFSPFLEYGDAEAATWLSAAIDFGWMPQPTARRGTVGVNATVPAVPAASVGEVLARFDGCRTAKVKVAERGQTLADDIARVRAVREVMGIEGRVRIDANGGWNVDEAEHAIHALADCDLEYVEQPCASVPELVELRRRVKFHGIPIAADESVRKAEDPLAVARAGAADILIVKVQPLGGVSRALDIVARAGLPAVVSSALDTSVGLSMGAALAAALPTLDYDCGLGTASLLLADVTEQPLRPRAGAISTARVAADESALSHNAAPSDRYNWWVMRLTRCYEVLSASVER, encoded by the coding sequence ATGTCGACAGCCTACGACCGGGTCCATGATGGAGCAGTGAAAGCAACGCTGCCCCCACTCGAAGAACTCCTCTCCTCCGCCCATGTCGTCACACTCCCGCTCGCCACGCGGTTCCGCGGCATCGAGGTGCGGGAGGCCATGCTCTTTGACGGACCGGAGGGCTGGACCGAGTTCTCACCGTTCCTCGAATATGGCGACGCGGAGGCGGCAACCTGGCTTTCTGCCGCCATTGACTTCGGGTGGATGCCGCAGCCCACCGCGCGCCGAGGCACGGTCGGCGTCAACGCGACGGTGCCGGCTGTGCCCGCGGCATCCGTGGGTGAGGTGCTTGCCCGCTTCGATGGATGCCGCACCGCGAAGGTCAAAGTGGCCGAACGTGGCCAGACCCTGGCCGACGACATTGCGCGGGTACGAGCCGTCCGCGAAGTGATGGGTATCGAGGGACGCGTCCGAATCGATGCGAACGGCGGCTGGAACGTCGACGAGGCCGAGCATGCGATTCACGCCCTCGCCGATTGCGACCTCGAGTACGTCGAACAGCCATGCGCGAGTGTGCCCGAGCTCGTGGAACTTCGCCGTCGAGTGAAGTTTCACGGCATCCCGATCGCTGCGGACGAAAGCGTGAGAAAAGCCGAAGACCCGCTCGCTGTCGCCCGCGCGGGCGCCGCCGACATCCTGATCGTCAAAGTGCAGCCGTTAGGTGGCGTTAGTCGCGCGCTCGACATCGTGGCGCGCGCGGGGCTTCCTGCTGTCGTCTCGAGTGCCCTCGACACATCCGTCGGTCTCTCGATGGGAGCAGCCCTTGCAGCAGCCCTCCCCACCCTCGACTACGACTGTGGGCTCGGCACGGCATCACTTCTGCTCGCTGATGTTACCGAGCAACCACTACGACCCCGTGCCGGCGCGATATCGACGGCTCGTGTCGCCGCCGATGAATCAGCGCTCTCTCATAATGCCGCGCCCAGCGACCGCTACAACTGGTGGGTCATGCGCCTCACCCGTTGCTACGAGGTGCTCAGCGCTTCGGTGGAACGATAA
- a CDS encoding LLM class F420-dependent oxidoreductase, with protein MLIDTPVRLGVQIQPQHVSYSGIREAASRLEDLGVDILFNWDHFFPLFGAPDGEHFEAWTMLAAWAEQTERVEFGSLVNCNSYRNADLQADMARTIDHISAKGGEGRFIFGTGSGWFERDYDEYGYEFGTAGSRLDALAEGLGRIESRWGVLNPAPTRRIPVMIGGAGEKKTLRLVARHADIWHSFVAPEEIPHKIDVINRHAEREERDLSNLTISNELRDRDEATADALHAQGTRLFTLGLLGPEWDYELVKRWLAWRDGKNA; from the coding sequence ATGCTTATCGACACACCGGTGCGCCTTGGCGTGCAGATTCAGCCCCAGCACGTCAGTTACAGCGGCATTCGAGAGGCGGCAAGCCGTCTCGAAGATCTCGGCGTCGACATCCTCTTCAACTGGGATCACTTCTTTCCACTCTTTGGTGCACCCGATGGCGAGCACTTCGAAGCGTGGACGATGCTCGCCGCATGGGCGGAGCAGACCGAGCGCGTGGAATTCGGATCACTGGTCAACTGCAACAGCTACCGCAACGCTGATCTGCAGGCAGATATGGCGCGCACCATCGACCACATCTCCGCCAAAGGCGGCGAGGGCCGCTTTATCTTCGGTACCGGATCTGGCTGGTTCGAACGTGACTACGACGAGTACGGATATGAGTTCGGTACCGCGGGTTCGCGTCTTGATGCGCTCGCCGAGGGGCTTGGGCGAATCGAGTCGCGCTGGGGCGTGCTGAACCCCGCACCGACCCGCCGCATCCCGGTCATGATCGGGGGAGCGGGCGAAAAGAAGACCCTTCGCCTCGTTGCTCGCCATGCTGATATCTGGCACAGCTTCGTGGCGCCAGAAGAGATTCCCCACAAAATCGATGTGATCAATCGTCATGCCGAGCGGGAAGAGCGCGACCTTTCGAACCTCACGATCTCGAACGAACTTCGTGATCGCGACGAAGCCACCGCAGACGCGCTGCACGCACAGGGCACACGGCTGTTCACCCTGGGGCTTCTCGGACCGGAGTGGGACTACGAGCTGGTCAAGCGCTGGCTGGCGTGGCGCGACGGGAAAAACGCATGA